In a genomic window of Chryseobacterium sp. G0162:
- a CDS encoding GatB/YqeY domain-containing protein, translated as MSLENTISEAIKTAMREKDRVALDSLRAVKSQILLLQTEARGAEVSAEQEIAILQRMIKQRKDSFEQFSAQGRQDLAEVEEAQMKVIEKFLPKQLSAEELETEIKNIISETGAESIKDLGKVMGAASKALAGKSDGKSISEMVKKLLS; from the coding sequence ATGAGTTTAGAAAATACAATAAGCGAAGCAATAAAAACAGCTATGAGAGAGAAAGACAGAGTTGCTCTGGATTCCCTTCGTGCTGTAAAATCTCAAATTCTTCTTTTACAAACAGAAGCCAGAGGGGCTGAAGTTTCCGCAGAACAGGAAATTGCTATTCTTCAGAGAATGATTAAGCAGCGTAAAGACTCTTTTGAGCAGTTTTCTGCTCAGGGAAGACAGGACCTTGCTGAAGTGGAAGAAGCTCAGATGAAAGTCATTGAGAAGTTTTTACCGAAACAGCTTTCTGCAGAAGAATTAGAAACAGAAATTAAAAACATAATTTCAGAAACCGGAGCTGAGTCTATTAAAGATTTAGGGAAGGTAATGGGAGCTGCTTCCAAAGCATTAGCTGGAAAATCAGATGGAAAAAGTATTTCCGAGATGGTTAAAAAGCTCCTTTCATAA
- a CDS encoding BrxA/BrxB family bacilliredoxin, whose translation MYPTDLVMPMKAELTDKGFQDLTTPAQVEDALKQSGTTLLVINSVCGCAAGAARPGVVYSLTGDKKPDHLTTVFAGFDTEAVAEARKHLAPFPPSSPCVALFKDGELVHMLERHHIEGNPAGAIAANLQAAYDEYC comes from the coding sequence ATGTATCCAACAGATTTAGTAATGCCTATGAAGGCTGAACTTACAGATAAAGGTTTCCAGGATTTAACAACACCTGCTCAGGTAGAAGATGCTTTAAAGCAATCCGGAACAACATTATTAGTTATCAATTCCGTATGCGGATGTGCGGCAGGTGCCGCAAGACCAGGAGTTGTGTATTCTTTAACAGGAGATAAAAAACCAGATCATTTAACTACTGTATTTGCAGGTTTTGATACTGAGGCTGTAGCAGAAGCAAGAAAACATCTTGCTCCATTCCCGCCAAGCTCTCCGTGTGTTGCACTTTTCAAAGATGGAGAATTAGTTCATATGCTGGAAAGACACCACATTGAAGGAAATCCTGCAGGAGCAATTGCTGCTAACCTTCAGGCTGCTTATGATGAGTATTGCTAA
- a CDS encoding GH3 auxin-responsive promoter family protein produces the protein MATKALFNTVVNWFIRQRIDQIQNFMDHPIETQKGILFSQLFHAEDTEYGKQYGFNSISSYQDFKNKVPIVTYEEMEPYIEKARQGQKDVSWPGLIKHFAKSSGTTNAKSKFIPISAESLEYCHMKAGKDMVSIYANNHPENQLFNYKNLRLGGSSELYADFNTKFGDLSAILIDNLPFWVEITTTPSKKVSLMGEWESKLRAITSEVKNEDVGSILGVPSWMLVLLQRVLTETNVDNISELWPNLEVFFHGGISFKPYREQYRKIIGKNINYYEIYNASEGFFGIQDRSNSDEMLLMLDYGIFYEFIPMDQFHFSNPKVVSLEDVEIGKNYAMVITTNGGLWRYLIGDTVVFTSINPFRIKITGRTKHYINAFGEELMITNVESALSRACELTGAQITDFTGAPVFMKENEGGAHEWIFEFSQYPDNLDSFIDAFDQHLKKINSDYEAKRYNNMTLRRPIVHIAKDNLFYHWLESRGKLGGQNKVPRLSNDREYIDPLLELNR, from the coding sequence ATGGCAACCAAAGCACTTTTTAATACTGTAGTCAACTGGTTCATCCGTCAGAGGATAGACCAGATACAAAATTTCATGGATCATCCCATTGAAACTCAGAAGGGTATATTATTTTCCCAGCTGTTTCATGCGGAAGATACAGAATATGGTAAGCAGTACGGGTTTAATTCTATCTCAAGTTATCAGGACTTTAAAAATAAAGTTCCTATTGTTACGTATGAAGAAATGGAGCCTTATATTGAAAAAGCAAGACAGGGCCAAAAAGACGTAAGTTGGCCAGGGCTGATTAAACATTTTGCCAAATCTTCAGGAACAACGAATGCTAAAAGCAAATTCATTCCTATTTCTGCAGAAAGCCTTGAATACTGCCATATGAAGGCAGGAAAAGACATGGTTTCCATTTACGCCAACAATCATCCGGAAAATCAGCTTTTTAATTATAAAAATTTACGCTTAGGCGGAAGTTCTGAGTTATACGCAGATTTTAATACAAAATTTGGCGACTTATCAGCAATTTTAATTGATAATCTTCCGTTTTGGGTAGAAATTACAACTACTCCAAGCAAGAAGGTTTCTTTGATGGGCGAATGGGAAAGCAAGCTTAGGGCTATCACCTCTGAGGTAAAAAACGAAGATGTAGGAAGTATCCTTGGCGTACCCAGCTGGATGTTGGTTCTTTTACAAAGGGTATTGACCGAGACTAATGTAGATAATATTTCAGAGCTATGGCCTAATTTAGAGGTGTTTTTTCACGGTGGAATCAGTTTTAAGCCCTACAGGGAACAATACCGTAAGATCATCGGAAAAAACATCAATTACTACGAAATATACAATGCTTCGGAAGGGTTCTTCGGGATACAGGATAGATCCAACAGTGATGAAATGCTTCTGATGCTTGATTATGGTATATTCTATGAATTTATTCCTATGGATCAGTTTCATTTTTCAAATCCAAAAGTCGTAAGCCTGGAAGATGTGGAAATCGGAAAAAACTATGCCATGGTGATCACTACCAACGGTGGACTTTGGAGATACCTGATTGGAGACACTGTTGTATTTACTTCTATTAATCCTTTCAGAATAAAAATAACAGGAAGAACCAAGCACTATATCAATGCTTTTGGAGAAGAACTAATGATTACCAATGTAGAATCTGCCTTATCCAGAGCCTGTGAGCTAACCGGCGCTCAAATTACAGATTTTACAGGGGCTCCGGTTTTTATGAAAGAAAATGAAGGAGGTGCTCATGAATGGATCTTTGAATTCAGCCAATATCCTGATAACCTTGATAGCTTCATTGATGCTTTTGACCAACATCTGAAGAAAATCAATTCGGATTATGAAGCGAAAAGATACAATAATATGACGCTTAGAAGACCTATCGTTCATATTGCCAAGGACAACCTATTCTATCATTGGCTAGAATCTAGAGGAAAACTTGGTGGACAAAATAAGGTTCCAAGGTTGAGTAACGACAGAGAATACATTGACCCCTTACTGGAATTGAATAGATAA